Proteins found in one Candidatus Gastranaerophilales bacterium genomic segment:
- a CDS encoding DUF561 domain-containing protein codes for MNRIEQFKQDLKDKKAVKIIAGIDNFDAEKVKQVVTAASKAGASAVDIACDEALIAMAKEISDIAVFVSSTSPKMLQMAKENGADALELGNFDALYKKGLRIGAQEVFEMAKETRELAGYDIFFSVTVPGHINIEEQIKLVKKLEALNVDLIQTEGASVNNIFKNDTRNLSEKITLTVFNTVEIKKNTTIPVMTASGITPATASVPFEAGADAIGAGSCINKLNSVAEMVDTILKINEKAGLSKFAKELV; via the coding sequence ATGAACAGGATTGAACAATTCAAGCAAGATTTAAAAGATAAAAAAGCAGTAAAAATAATTGCAGGTATTGATAATTTTGACGCCGAAAAAGTAAAACAGGTAGTTACGGCAGCTTCTAAAGCGGGAGCAAGCGCTGTTGATATAGCATGCGACGAAGCCTTGATTGCTATGGCAAAAGAAATTTCAGATATTGCCGTTTTTGTATCCTCCACTTCACCTAAAATGCTGCAAATGGCAAAAGAAAACGGTGCAGATGCTTTGGAATTGGGCAATTTTGATGCGCTTTACAAAAAAGGTTTAAGAATCGGAGCGCAGGAAGTTTTTGAAATGGCAAAAGAAACCAGAGAACTTGCAGGCTATGATATTTTCTTCTCCGTAACAGTTCCCGGGCATATTAATATAGAAGAGCAAATTAAACTTGTAAAAAAACTTGAAGCTCTTAATGTTGATTTAATTCAAACAGAAGGCGCAAGCGTTAATAATATTTTCAAAAACGATACAAGGAATTTGAGCGAAAAAATTACGCTGACTGTTTTTAATACGGTTGAAATTAAGAAAAATACAACTATCCCCGTAATGACAGCCAGCGGAATTACACCTGCTACAGCTAGTGTACCTTTTGAAGCAGGCGCTGACGCCATTGGTGCAGGTTCTTGTATAAATAAGCTTAACTCTGTTGCAGAGATGGTTGATACTATATTAAAAATTAATGAAAAAGCAGGTTTGTCAAAATTTGCAAAAGAGTTGGTATAA
- the ftsE gene encoding cell division ATP-binding protein FtsE: MIKLVDVTKNYSDTFALKDVNLEIAKGDFVFLVGSSGAGKSTLMKLLYREELPSEGKVYVGGVDVSRISTAKVPNLRRCMGIIFQDYKLLPNQTVYDNVAYVIRTLGMSSRDIDMRVKGAVKIVGLSHKLHSRPTELSGGEQQRVGIARAIVNGPPLLIADEPTGNLDPATSMEIMEILDQINKRGITIIVSTHDHAIVDHYRKRVITLDAGRVIRDIEHGTYD; the protein is encoded by the coding sequence ATGATTAAACTTGTTGACGTTACAAAAAATTATAGTGATACTTTTGCATTGAAAGATGTAAATCTTGAAATAGCAAAAGGAGATTTTGTATTTTTGGTAGGTTCAAGCGGAGCCGGAAAATCAACCCTTATGAAGCTCTTGTATAGAGAGGAACTCCCTTCTGAGGGTAAGGTTTACGTCGGCGGAGTAGATGTTTCCAGAATATCTACGGCAAAAGTTCCCAATTTAAGAAGATGTATGGGGATAATCTTTCAGGATTATAAACTGCTTCCCAATCAAACTGTTTATGATAACGTCGCTTATGTGATACGAACATTGGGTATGAGTTCCCGCGATATAGATATGAGAGTTAAAGGCGCTGTAAAAATAGTAGGGCTTTCTCATAAACTCCACTCCAGACCTACCGAACTTTCAGGCGGAGAACAGCAAAGAGTAGGTATTGCAAGAGCAATTGTAAACGGTCCGCCTCTTTTAATTGCGGATGAACCTACGGGTAATCTCGACCCTGCCACCTCTATGGAGATTATGGAAATTCTTGACCAGATTAACAAACGTGGAATTACTATAATCGTTTCAACACATGACCATGCAATAGTTGACCATTACAGAAAAAGAGTTATTACGCTGGATGCAGGTCGGGTCATACGCGATATTGAACATGGGACTTACGACTAA
- a CDS encoding permease-like cell division protein FtsX encodes MKKNSLKAFIAEIRISVRVMLETIKLLTQAGWMNLVVITTMAAILSIFGVLFRTSLAMSSFIESIGSDLEISVYIKSNAATRDAIFKIKNIPEVSKVTLTSKEKAWSDMKRQMKVPDIKNPLPDTLHVKLKKQAYSDVVISKVKKMDEVEDVRFTKDLSDRIKMVSDIGKIVTVVVLIILGSLTMFIISNTIQLAIQSKRTEIEIMRFMGVYNWYIKAPFILQGGIYGLSGAILALIPLNITQSYIERAAAFFGISSNPLSINLVMLSLFAMGIIVGAGGSIMSIRKYLKV; translated from the coding sequence ATGAAAAAAAACAGCCTAAAAGCATTTATAGCCGAAATTCGTATCTCCGTGAGGGTGATGCTTGAAACCATAAAGCTTCTTACCCAGGCGGGATGGATGAATTTGGTTGTAATTACTACAATGGCAGCTATTTTAAGCATATTTGGCGTTCTGTTCAGAACCAGTCTTGCTATGTCTTCTTTTATAGAGAGTATAGGTTCGGATTTGGAAATTTCCGTTTATATAAAAAGTAATGCCGCCACACGAGATGCTATATTTAAGATAAAAAATATACCTGAGGTAAGCAAGGTTACGCTTACCTCAAAAGAAAAAGCCTGGTCTGATATGAAAAGACAAATGAAAGTTCCCGATATCAAAAATCCGCTGCCCGATACTTTGCATGTTAAGCTGAAAAAACAGGCATATTCAGATGTTGTCATTTCTAAAGTTAAAAAAATGGATGAAGTCGAAGATGTAAGGTTTACAAAAGATTTGTCAGACAGGATAAAAATGGTAAGTGATATAGGCAAGATTGTTACCGTTGTAGTTTTGATAATTTTAGGCAGTTTAACAATGTTTATTATAAGCAATACCATCCAGCTTGCTATACAATCGAAACGCACTGAAATTGAAATTATGCGCTTTATGGGAGTTTACAACTGGTACATTAAAGCCCCGTTCATTCTTCAAGGCGGAATTTACGGTTTATCGGGTGCGATTTTAGCCTTAATACCGCTAAATATCACCCAATCTTACATAGAGCGTGCGGCAGCATTTTTTGGCATCAGCTCCAATCCTTTATCCATTAATTTAGTTATGCTGAGCTTGTTTGCTATGGGCATTATAGTTGGCGCAGGCGGTAGTATAATGTCTATAAGAAAGTACTTAAAAGTTTAA
- the mfd gene encoding transcription-repair coupling factor: MNNNPFDKFIFDTLDNAKVVKSVINKLELNSSLALSGLSSTAKAVFVYYLSEKLNKPVFFVSSTISKALNFYNKFNLISQDENSYKYFEPQETSPYQLVYSDGLNYKNELENLRDFKNNRTKILTTNANSLLTLYNTEDYFEKNSIVFEKKKEFDFDSISDKLVTLGYRREAMVNDVGEFSLRGDILDIYPVNDSPVRIEFWGDETESIRYFDINSQMTTRLTDKVTVNPAYKLVINDTKKLKEKLIKNFEIQKKGLSDTYKESFEFWFNSALEALEEEKYFEGIEYFSSFLNPKMNSIFDFMPENVLIIFDEAHEILAKCELLDHKLIAEYERNITEGLALKLNALNHLEFKNLQKELARHNRLSLNSFIDFDVDNYMTIDASLLPRFDTNSFELGDFTQNELRNRQNIIITTQYPARIEEILKEQEVPVKNGGKLEANCVNIIKSELYEGFASKDLNLVLITDVELFNRKIKKPTIAKKLSKKENIDFIYSINDLKENDLVVHSMHGIGRYLGLSQQEIDGELKDYLSIEYANSDRLYIPAEQINMLSRYRGSNSIPPKLSKMGGGDWNSTKSKVKKAIDNIAEDLLRLYARRAKQEGFAFFADTLWQMEMEDAFLYTETPDQMQAIIDTKNDMEAAKPMDRLICGDVGFGKTEVALRAVFKAVMSGKQAAFLAPTTILAQQHYQSLKERFAPFAVKIELLSRLKTPKETKNILKETLNGECDVVIGTHRLLQKDVEFKNLGLVIVDEEHRFGVAHKEKLKQYRSNVDVLSLSATPIPRTLYMSMSGVRDMSLINTPPVNRLPVKTFVGEYNPAFAATAINYEIEREGQVYVLYNRVQSIYKFAEDIKKLVPNARIAVAHGQMPPKELESVIYDFSVNNYDVLVCTTIIESGIDIPNANTILIYDADKFGLAQLYQLRGRIGRSDRQAYAYCFYRKDKVITQEAVNRLNAIKDFTTLGSGYQIAMRDLEIRGVGNILGSQQHGHMVSVGFDVYCDMLEEAVRTLQGEKVEKKETPVIDINITAYIPDDYVNDKQQKMIEYKRLADTKSIKELEMLRFEWIDRFGKIPDVVEPLLQIIKLRLLAADISVKSVKETFSDVKIYSDYSKAEWQIITKNMDYSMLKNLRFTENKMTNAASMSVIHIDNSKISPKELLDLLEYLFYYIKELQESIFTKEQT, from the coding sequence ATGAATAACAACCCTTTTGACAAATTTATTTTTGATACTTTAGATAATGCTAAAGTAGTCAAGTCCGTTATAAATAAGCTCGAATTAAATTCAAGCCTTGCTTTAAGCGGTTTATCATCAACCGCAAAAGCTGTGTTTGTTTATTACCTCTCGGAAAAATTAAACAAACCCGTTTTTTTTGTAAGCTCTACCATATCAAAAGCGTTGAATTTTTATAATAAATTTAACCTTATTTCTCAAGACGAAAATAGTTATAAATACTTTGAACCGCAGGAAACTTCACCTTATCAGCTTGTTTATTCAGACGGGTTAAACTATAAAAATGAGCTTGAAAACCTGCGTGATTTTAAAAATAACAGGACAAAAATCCTTACAACAAATGCTAACAGCCTTTTAACTTTGTATAATACAGAAGATTATTTTGAGAAAAACTCGATTGTTTTTGAAAAGAAAAAGGAATTTGATTTTGACTCTATATCAGACAAGCTCGTTACTCTCGGTTATAGAAGGGAAGCAATGGTCAATGATGTAGGGGAATTCAGCCTCAGGGGTGATATTCTGGACATTTATCCCGTGAATGACAGCCCTGTCAGGATTGAGTTTTGGGGTGATGAAACAGAAAGCATACGCTATTTTGATATCAATTCTCAAATGACAACGCGTTTGACCGACAAAGTTACCGTTAATCCTGCGTACAAGCTTGTTATAAATGATACAAAAAAATTGAAAGAAAAGCTTATAAAAAACTTTGAAATACAAAAAAAAGGGCTGTCAGATACTTACAAAGAAAGTTTTGAATTTTGGTTTAACTCTGCTCTTGAAGCGCTTGAAGAGGAAAAATACTTTGAAGGTATAGAATATTTTTCTTCGTTTTTAAATCCCAAAATGAACAGTATATTTGATTTTATGCCTGAAAATGTTCTTATTATTTTTGATGAAGCACATGAAATTTTGGCAAAATGCGAACTTTTAGACCACAAGTTGATAGCGGAATACGAACGGAATATAACAGAAGGTTTGGCATTGAAGCTCAACGCACTGAACCATCTGGAGTTTAAAAACCTGCAAAAAGAACTTGCCAGACACAATCGTTTGAGTTTAAATAGCTTTATAGACTTTGATGTCGACAATTATATGACAATTGACGCTTCGTTACTTCCGAGGTTTGATACAAACAGTTTTGAACTTGGCGATTTTACCCAAAATGAATTGAGAAATAGGCAAAATATCATTATAACTACCCAGTACCCTGCAAGAATTGAAGAGATTTTAAAAGAGCAGGAAGTGCCTGTGAAAAATGGCGGCAAATTGGAAGCAAATTGTGTAAATATAATAAAATCGGAGCTTTATGAAGGGTTTGCATCAAAGGATTTGAACCTCGTATTGATAACGGACGTTGAGCTTTTTAATCGTAAAATTAAAAAGCCTACTATCGCTAAAAAACTTTCTAAAAAAGAAAACATAGACTTTATTTATTCCATAAACGACCTTAAAGAAAATGACCTTGTTGTCCATTCAATGCACGGTATAGGCAGGTATCTGGGGCTTTCGCAGCAGGAAATAGACGGTGAATTAAAAGATTACTTAAGTATTGAATATGCAAATTCTGACAGGCTTTACATCCCGGCAGAGCAGATTAATATGCTTTCACGCTACAGGGGTTCAAATTCAATCCCTCCGAAGCTTTCAAAAATGGGCGGCGGCGACTGGAATAGTACAAAAAGCAAGGTTAAGAAAGCTATTGATAATATTGCGGAAGACTTGCTGCGTTTGTATGCAAGAAGGGCTAAGCAGGAGGGTTTTGCTTTTTTCGCCGATACGTTGTGGCAAATGGAAATGGAGGATGCATTTTTGTATACGGAAACTCCCGACCAAATGCAGGCTATTATCGATACCAAAAATGACATGGAAGCTGCAAAGCCCATGGATAGGCTTATTTGCGGAGATGTGGGATTTGGCAAAACAGAAGTGGCCTTGAGAGCTGTTTTTAAGGCTGTAATGTCAGGTAAACAAGCGGCATTTTTAGCGCCTACGACGATTTTAGCCCAGCAGCATTACCAGAGTTTGAAGGAAAGATTCGCCCCTTTTGCCGTTAAAATAGAGCTTTTATCAAGACTTAAAACTCCTAAAGAAACTAAAAATATACTTAAAGAAACCCTAAACGGAGAATGTGATGTTGTAATAGGGACACACAGGCTTTTGCAAAAGGACGTTGAATTTAAGAATCTCGGGCTTGTAATTGTTGACGAAGAGCACAGATTTGGTGTTGCCCATAAAGAAAAACTTAAACAGTACCGCTCAAACGTTGATGTTTTAAGCCTTAGCGCTACGCCAATTCCGAGAACGCTTTATATGTCCATGTCGGGAGTAAGAGATATGAGCCTTATAAATACCCCTCCTGTAAACAGGCTTCCGGTTAAAACTTTTGTAGGGGAGTATAACCCTGCTTTTGCCGCTACTGCGATTAACTATGAAATTGAACGTGAAGGACAGGTTTATGTCCTCTATAACAGGGTTCAAAGTATTTATAAGTTTGCTGAAGATATAAAAAAACTGGTACCTAATGCAAGAATAGCAGTAGCACATGGGCAAATGCCGCCAAAAGAGCTTGAGAGTGTAATATATGATTTTTCCGTAAATAATTATGATGTTCTGGTCTGTACAACCATTATAGAATCAGGTATAGATATCCCTAATGCAAATACCATTCTGATATATGATGCGGACAAATTCGGATTGGCGCAGCTTTATCAGCTCAGGGGCAGAATAGGAAGAAGCGACCGTCAGGCTTACGCTTACTGTTTCTACAGAAAAGACAAAGTTATAACGCAGGAAGCCGTAAACAGGCTGAATGCAATAAAGGATTTTACGACTTTAGGTTCAGGCTATCAAATCGCAATGCGGGATCTTGAAATCAGAGGTGTGGGAAATATTCTCGGTTCGCAGCAGCATGGTCATATGGTGAGTGTAGGGTTTGATGTTTATTGCGATATGCTGGAAGAAGCCGTAAGGACTTTGCAGGGTGAAAAAGTAGAAAAGAAAGAAACTCCCGTTATTGATATTAATATAACAGCATATATCCCTGATGATTATGTCAACGATAAACAGCAAAAAATGATAGAATACAAGCGTTTAGCCGATACCAAAAGCATAAAAGAACTTGAAATGCTAAGATTTGAATGGATAGACAGGTTTGGTAAAATACCTGATGTTGTCGAACCTTTGCTTCAGATTATTAAACTGCGTCTTTTGGCGGCGGATATTTCGGTGAAAAGCGTTAAAGAAACCTTTAGCGATGTGAAAATTTACAGTGATTATTCAAAGGCGGAATGGCAAATAATAACAAAAAACATGGATTATTCAATGTTAAAGAATTTGAGGTTTACCGAAAATAAAATGACTAACGCTGCAAGCATGTCTGTTATTCACATTGATAATTCTAAAATTAGCCCAAAAGAATTATTGGATTTATTGGAGTATTTATTCTATTATATAAAGGAATTACAAGAGAGTATTTTCACAAAGGAGCAGACATGA
- a CDS encoding peptidylprolyl isomerase: protein MKKYILSVLLVGIMVIFSGCNLFGQKSANEIVITVNGGEITKKDIDTLIDRQMSSPLMAKVDKKSSEYKMMYLATKDKAVSEAIVRRLINDEIIKRNILVSPEEFQKYRQSMIDQVGGEENVKNILKQNNLTEDDFNAMADEDIKTNKLINSISPISVTEKDAEKFYQDNKASKFTHTEQVRASHLLIKEPKAGQMEKILEEAKAPNADFATIAKKYSEDPGSAANGGDLGFFQKDQMVKPFADAAFAMKPDTISDIIKTDYGYHIIKVTDRKKAGVTPYDEIKNEIKKYLEDQKKVEVIKKFIDGKMATTDVKYLDESYNPENIKAELQKLAPPLPQGLFDPSKAPKEEPPAETKGE from the coding sequence ATGAAAAAATATATTTTAAGCGTACTGTTAGTAGGTATTATGGTTATATTCAGCGGATGCAATCTCTTCGGACAAAAATCCGCAAACGAAATTGTTATAACCGTAAACGGCGGAGAAATAACCAAAAAAGATATTGATACGCTTATAGACAGACAAATGAGTTCTCCCTTGATGGCAAAGGTAGACAAAAAATCATCTGAATATAAAATGATGTACCTTGCGACAAAAGATAAAGCGGTAAGCGAAGCTATCGTTAGAAGATTAATTAATGACGAAATAATAAAAAGAAATATATTAGTTTCACCGGAAGAATTTCAAAAGTACCGACAAAGTATGATTGATCAGGTTGGCGGTGAAGAAAACGTAAAAAATATATTGAAACAAAATAACCTTACCGAAGACGATTTCAACGCAATGGCTGATGAGGATATAAAAACCAATAAACTTATTAATTCTATTTCTCCAATCTCTGTAACGGAAAAAGATGCGGAAAAATTCTATCAGGATAATAAAGCTTCTAAATTCACGCATACTGAACAGGTTAGAGCAAGCCATCTGTTAATTAAAGAGCCTAAAGCGGGTCAAATGGAAAAAATTCTTGAAGAGGCTAAAGCCCCTAATGCTGATTTTGCCACCATTGCAAAAAAATACTCTGAAGACCCCGGTAGCGCTGCGAATGGCGGAGATTTAGGATTTTTCCAAAAAGACCAAATGGTAAAGCCGTTTGCAGATGCAGCGTTTGCTATGAAACCTGATACAATAAGCGATATTATTAAAACAGACTACGGTTATCACATCATAAAAGTAACGGACAGAAAAAAAGCAGGCGTTACACCTTATGATGAAATTAAAAATGAAATCAAAAAATATCTTGAAGACCAAAAGAAAGTTGAAGTTATCAAAAAATTCATTGACGGTAAAATGGCTACGACTGATGTAAAATATCTTGATGAATCTTATAACCCCGAAAATATAAAAGCAGAACTGCAAAAACTTGCTCCGCCATTGCCTCAAGGGTTATTTGACCCGAGCAAAGCTCCTAAAGAAGAGCCTCCGGCCGAAACTAAAGGTGAATAA
- the rfaE2 gene encoding D-glycero-beta-D-manno-heptose 1-phosphate adenylyltransferase yields the protein MGLVLTINQLTEKLKELKDKGKVIVSTNGCFDILHVGHVRYLQMSKALGDILIVCLNSDASVRKLKGDSRPLNNENDRAEILAALDCVDFVVIFEEDTPVSYLAQIKPDIHTKGGDYDIKNLPEAKVVVDNGGILEFVKFVDGKSTTNIVEKMKS from the coding sequence ATGGGTCTGGTATTAACTATAAATCAATTAACCGAAAAGCTAAAAGAGCTTAAAGACAAAGGTAAAGTAATAGTATCCACTAACGGATGTTTTGATATTTTGCATGTCGGGCATGTCAGATATCTGCAAATGTCCAAAGCACTGGGGGATATATTGATTGTTTGCTTGAATTCCGATGCTTCCGTAAGAAAATTAAAAGGCGATTCGCGCCCTTTAAACAACGAAAATGACCGTGCGGAAATTTTGGCGGCTCTGGATTGTGTTGATTTTGTGGTTATCTTTGAAGAAGACACGCCTGTAAGCTATCTTGCTCAAATAAAACCTGATATCCATACTAAAGGCGGGGATTATGATATAAAAAATCTCCCTGAAGCCAAAGTGGTTGTGGATAACGGCGGGATATTAGAGTTTGTGAAATTTGTAGACGGAAAGTCTACCACTAATATTGTTGAAAAAATGAAATCTTAA
- the asnS gene encoding asparagine--tRNA ligase: MKEIRIKDVADYEGQEVKIKGWVYSNRSSGKLHFLQLRDGSAEIQAVIFKNDVSDEIFQLGDKITQETSVEITGIVNKHERSKIGFEIALRDLKIIGESVNYPISPKEHGVDFLMQNRHLWLRSPRQRAILKIRHNIITAVRKFFDDNDFTLVDAPIFTPSACEGTTNLFETDYFDTKAYLTQSGQLYMEAACMALGKVYCFGPTFRAEKSKTRRHLTEFWMVEPEVAFNDIYDNMDLAEDFLVYIVDYVLKHCRAELEVLERDISKLEKIQKPFARITYDEAIEILNKKGNDTPWGEDFGGDEETIISEEFETPVMIYKYPAEVKAFYMKQDPENPKLAMCVDVIAPEGYGEIIGGGQREDNLELLLSKIKEHSLPQEAFEWYLDLRRYGSIEHAGFGLGIERTVAWICGLHHVRETIPFPRLMDRIRP; encoded by the coding sequence ATGAAAGAAATCAGAATTAAAGATGTCGCTGACTACGAAGGACAAGAAGTAAAAATTAAAGGCTGGGTTTATTCTAACCGCTCAAGCGGAAAACTCCATTTTTTGCAATTACGTGACGGTTCTGCTGAAATTCAGGCGGTTATTTTTAAGAACGATGTAAGTGATGAAATATTTCAACTGGGCGATAAAATTACGCAGGAAACTTCAGTTGAAATAACAGGTATCGTAAATAAGCATGAGCGCTCGAAAATAGGCTTTGAAATCGCGCTGAGAGATTTGAAAATCATAGGAGAGAGTGTCAATTACCCAATTTCACCCAAAGAACATGGTGTTGACTTTTTGATGCAAAATAGACACCTTTGGCTCAGATCGCCAAGACAAAGGGCTATTTTGAAAATCAGGCACAATATTATAACTGCCGTGAGGAAATTCTTTGATGACAATGATTTTACGCTTGTTGATGCTCCTATTTTTACACCTTCTGCCTGCGAAGGAACAACAAATTTGTTTGAAACAGACTATTTTGATACAAAAGCATATTTAACCCAGAGCGGGCAGCTTTATATGGAAGCCGCCTGTATGGCTTTAGGCAAGGTATATTGCTTTGGACCTACTTTCAGAGCAGAAAAGTCTAAAACAAGAAGACACTTGACCGAATTTTGGATGGTAGAGCCGGAAGTGGCTTTTAACGATATTTACGACAATATGGATTTAGCTGAAGACTTTTTGGTCTATATAGTAGATTACGTATTAAAACATTGCAGAGCAGAGCTTGAAGTTTTAGAGAGAGATATTTCCAAACTGGAAAAAATTCAAAAGCCTTTTGCAAGAATAACATACGATGAAGCTATCGAAATCCTGAATAAAAAAGGAAATGATACCCCATGGGGCGAAGACTTTGGCGGAGATGAAGAAACTATTATTTCGGAAGAGTTTGAAACCCCTGTTATGATTTATAAATACCCTGCAGAAGTAAAAGCTTTCTATATGAAGCAGGACCCGGAAAATCCCAAACTGGCGATGTGTGTTGATGTTATAGCGCCTGAAGGCTACGGAGAAATAATCGGCGGCGGACAAAGAGAAGATAATTTAGAATTACTTCTGTCCAAAATAAAAGAACATAGCTTGCCGCAGGAGGCCTTTGAGTGGTATCTTGATTTAAGAAGGTACGGAAGTATTGAGCATGCGGGTTTTGGTCTTGGTATAGAACGAACGGTAGCATGGATTTGCGGACTTCATCATGTCAGAGAAACCATTCCGTTTCCAAGGCTTATGGATAGAATAAGACCATAG
- a CDS encoding ClpX C4-type zinc finger protein: MPDEEEKVVSLSNARNKDKNKQKEETPNEPVYCSFCHRPNTLVVKMIQGPGVNICSECTMIAVQYFILEDRIPSSEAKKILDALWGAGKNND, from the coding sequence ATGCCAGACGAAGAAGAAAAAGTTGTATCTTTATCGAATGCAAGAAATAAGGATAAAAATAAACAAAAAGAAGAAACTCCAAATGAACCCGTGTATTGTTCTTTTTGCCACAGACCAAACACTCTTGTTGTTAAGATGATACAAGGTCCGGGAGTGAATATTTGTTCGGAATGCACGATGATAGCCGTTCAATATTTTATTCTGGAAGATAGAATCCCGTCAAGTGAAGCAAAAAAGATTTTGGATGCGCTATGGGGTGCAGGAAAAAATAATGACTAA
- the ruvX gene encoding Holliday junction resolvase RuvX — protein sequence MNRVLGLDIGKKRIGIAVSDPLLITAQPLDTILREPEEAALAKIRELCNFYNVNKIIAGLPKNMDGTEGQQALDCKEFAEKITQKTDINVILEDERLTSRQAEFTLRQQNKKYTRNKGMVDKISAILILQQHLDKESKNG from the coding sequence TTGAATAGAGTATTAGGACTTGATATAGGCAAAAAAAGAATAGGCATAGCAGTATCAGACCCGCTTTTAATAACCGCACAGCCTTTGGACACAATATTGAGAGAACCTGAGGAGGCTGCTCTTGCAAAAATTCGGGAACTTTGTAATTTTTACAATGTAAATAAAATAATAGCAGGCCTGCCAAAGAATATGGACGGAACCGAGGGGCAACAGGCTTTGGATTGTAAAGAATTTGCCGAAAAAATCACACAAAAAACCGATATTAATGTTATATTAGAAGATGAAAGATTAACCAGCAGGCAAGCTGAATTTACTTTAAGACAACAGAATAAAAAATATACCAGAAACAAAGGTATGGTTGATAAAATATCAGCTATCCTAATATTACAACAGCACTTAGATAAGGAAAGCAAAAATGGATAA
- a CDS encoding DUF1292 domain-containing protein: MDNNEERIVSTKGEDGKVQNFEIVDVFTVEGQDYAALIPVDENGEEQEGDELILMRFIEENDDYTFEEIEDDEEFNKVAEAFENEFDDDDEE, encoded by the coding sequence ATGGATAACAACGAAGAAAGAATTGTTTCTACAAAAGGAGAAGACGGCAAAGTTCAAAATTTTGAAATCGTTGATGTTTTTACGGTAGAGGGGCAGGACTATGCTGCTTTAATCCCCGTAGATGAAAACGGTGAAGAACAAGAAGGCGACGAACTCATATTAATGCGTTTCATAGAGGAAAATGACGATTATACTTTTGAAGAAATAGAAGATGATGAAGAATTTAACAAGGTCGCCGAAGCATTTGAAAATGAATTCGATGACGACGATGAAGAATAG